A window from Cellvibrio zantedeschiae encodes these proteins:
- a CDS encoding ribose-phosphate pyrophosphokinase gives MVFTGNANPDLANRIVDELGMTLGDASVDQFSDGEIAVELNVNVRGRDVFVVQPTCAPTNDNLMELIVMVDALRRASAGRITAVVPYFGYARQDRRVRSARVPITAKVVADMMVGVGVDRVLTVDLHAEQIQGFFDVPVDNVYGSPVLLEDIEAQKFENLIVVSPDIGGVVRARAVAKQLGIDLAIIDKRRPRANVAEVMHIIGEIEGRTCLLVDDMVDTAGTLCSAAKALKEHGAKRVIAYATHPVLSGKAVENLNNSVLDELVVTDSIPLSDAIKNCAKVRQLTLSRMLAEAMRRLSNEESLSAMFR, from the coding sequence ATGGTCTTTACCGGTAACGCTAATCCTGATTTGGCTAACAGAATCGTTGATGAACTTGGTATGACGCTGGGCGATGCCTCAGTAGACCAGTTCTCTGATGGTGAAATTGCGGTTGAATTGAATGTAAATGTGCGTGGACGCGATGTGTTTGTGGTGCAACCCACCTGCGCGCCCACCAACGACAATTTGATGGAACTCATCGTGATGGTAGACGCCCTGCGTCGCGCCTCCGCTGGCCGCATCACCGCCGTAGTTCCCTACTTCGGTTATGCCCGTCAGGATCGTCGCGTACGTTCAGCGCGTGTGCCTATTACGGCAAAAGTTGTCGCGGATATGATGGTAGGTGTAGGTGTAGACCGCGTATTGACGGTTGATCTCCACGCAGAACAGATCCAGGGTTTCTTCGATGTGCCCGTAGATAACGTTTACGGTTCACCAGTGCTGCTCGAAGACATAGAAGCCCAAAAATTTGAAAACCTGATTGTAGTATCACCCGATATCGGCGGCGTAGTTCGTGCCCGTGCGGTAGCAAAACAATTAGGTATAGATTTAGCGATTATCGATAAACGCCGCCCACGCGCCAATGTGGCAGAAGTGATGCACATTATCGGTGAAATTGAAGGCCGCACCTGCTTGCTGGTTGACGACATGGTCGATACCGCCGGCACCTTGTGCAGCGCTGCAAAAGCCTTGAAAGAACACGGTGCCAAGCGCGTAATTGCCTACGCAACCCACCCGGTGTTATCAGGTAAAGCTGTAGAAAATTTAAATAACTCAGTGTTGGATGAATTGGTTGTTACCGACTCAATCCCATTGAGCGATGCGATAAAGAACTGCGCCAAAGTGCGTCAGCTGACTTTATCCAGAATGCTCGCGGAAGCCATGCGCCGCTTGAGCAATGAAGAATCCCTGAGTGCGATGTTTAGATAA
- the ispE gene encoding 4-(cytidine 5'-diphospho)-2-C-methyl-D-erythritol kinase: MTQTLELLSPAKLNLFLHITGRRADGYHNLQTLFQLLDYGDTLAFTPRNDGLVRLTPNIPGVAFEDNLIIKAVRTLQKQTGVGLGVDIRLEKRLPMGGGIGGGSSNAATTLVALNYLWKCGLNSTQLQQLGLQLGADVPVFVNAQTAWAEGVGEALQPIEMPKNWFLVVQPDCHVSTQQIFSHKDLTRDSPAIKVAAFLEQGGQNACQALVRRLYPQVDEALNWFAERGHQAKLTGTGACVFTQLATAEAAQKVLQSLPKHLPGFVAQGVNQSPLYALTSSS, encoded by the coding sequence ATGACGCAGACTTTAGAATTGCTATCACCCGCTAAGCTCAACCTGTTTTTACACATCACCGGTCGCCGTGCCGACGGTTATCACAACCTGCAAACCCTGTTTCAGTTGCTCGACTACGGCGACACCCTGGCTTTCACTCCGCGTAATGATGGACTGGTTAGGCTCACACCGAACATTCCCGGCGTCGCCTTTGAAGATAATTTGATTATCAAAGCTGTTCGTACACTCCAAAAACAAACAGGCGTAGGTTTAGGGGTAGATATCCGATTGGAAAAACGCCTTCCCATGGGCGGTGGAATTGGCGGTGGCAGCAGCAACGCCGCAACAACCCTGGTGGCACTTAACTATTTATGGAAATGCGGCTTAAATAGCACCCAATTACAGCAGCTCGGGTTGCAGTTAGGAGCCGATGTTCCGGTATTCGTAAACGCCCAAACTGCATGGGCAGAAGGGGTCGGTGAAGCGCTCCAACCCATTGAAATGCCTAAAAATTGGTTCTTGGTTGTACAACCTGATTGCCACGTATCCACGCAGCAGATTTTTTCGCATAAAGATTTGACAAGAGACTCGCCTGCCATTAAAGTGGCGGCCTTTCTTGAGCAGGGTGGCCAAAATGCTTGCCAAGCCTTGGTTAGAAGGCTTTATCCACAAGTTGATGAAGCACTAAACTGGTTTGCAGAACGCGGTCACCAAGCAAAGTTAACCGGAACCGGAGCATGCGTTTTTACGCAGCTCGCAACGGCAGAAGCAGCGCAAAAAGTGTTGCAAAGTTTACCTAAACATCTGCCCGGTTTTGTAGCGCAAGGCGTCAATCAATCGCCGCTCTACGCGTTAACCAGTTCAAGTTGA
- a CDS encoding monovalent cation:proton antiporter-2 (CPA2) family protein, whose translation MEQHQSLLHAIYYLLAAVIAVPVFRRWGLGAILGYLVAGVVIGPQVLGLIFETESAMHLSEFGVVMLLFVIGLELNPEQLWKSRYEVGLLGGAQILLSAVVIAAFLLMLFSLTWQQAFVIGLTLALSSTAFAVPLMEEQKIMGLPLGRKGFSMLLSQDMAVIPILLLLASMAPVASSHGERLPWWVGVLTVLGMIVAARVLFNPLLKLAAKYGSREILTAAGLLIVLGVSLLMLTVGLSMSLGAFLAGLLLAQSSYRHQLAADIEPFKGLLLGLFFIAVGMSLNLKLLFEHPLLVMALALALMTIKVGVIALILKVRKFSFREGIFLGIMLAQGGEFAFVLMASAEELNFLPAVITSYVVLVVGISMALTGPLVIGYERLIQRTTLQEKALADMELHKESLSALEQPQEHKPEVIIAGFGRFGQIIGRILTANNIPYNALDRNADHIEFLKQFGVQSYYGDPARLDLLEAAGVREAKVLVVAVDGVEESLKVVRLVKEKYPHVALIVRARDRAHVYQLVELGVENPIREIYESSLSAAMQTLLELGFTEGQSQNTIDLFREHDEQMLQKSSLVHNDLAAMIKVAEDGRRELKELFAKDTQIQ comes from the coding sequence TTGGAACAACATCAAAGCTTGCTGCATGCCATTTATTATTTGTTGGCAGCGGTCATAGCAGTACCGGTTTTCAGGCGTTGGGGTTTGGGCGCCATCCTTGGCTATTTGGTAGCGGGCGTGGTGATTGGCCCACAGGTTTTGGGTTTGATTTTTGAAACTGAATCCGCCATGCATTTATCCGAATTCGGTGTGGTCATGCTCTTGTTCGTCATTGGTCTTGAGCTTAACCCGGAGCAATTATGGAAAAGCCGCTATGAAGTAGGGTTGCTCGGCGGTGCACAAATTTTGCTCAGTGCTGTGGTCATAGCAGCGTTTTTATTGATGTTATTTTCGCTGACGTGGCAGCAAGCTTTTGTCATAGGTTTAACCTTGGCGCTGTCATCAACGGCCTTTGCGGTGCCCTTGATGGAAGAGCAAAAAATCATGGGCTTACCTCTAGGGCGCAAAGGTTTTTCCATGTTGCTCTCGCAGGATATGGCGGTTATCCCGATCCTTTTATTACTCGCCAGCATGGCGCCAGTTGCAAGTAGCCACGGCGAGCGTTTGCCCTGGTGGGTTGGGGTGCTCACAGTATTGGGAATGATTGTGGCCGCGCGCGTGCTGTTCAATCCATTGTTAAAACTTGCCGCCAAATATGGCAGCCGTGAGATCCTGACGGCAGCCGGTTTGTTAATTGTGCTGGGTGTTTCCCTGCTGATGTTAACTGTGGGCTTGTCCATGAGTTTGGGCGCTTTCCTTGCAGGTTTGTTGTTGGCGCAGTCCAGTTATCGCCACCAGCTCGCTGCGGATATAGAGCCGTTTAAAGGATTGCTGCTCGGTTTGTTTTTTATCGCTGTCGGCATGTCACTCAATTTGAAGTTATTGTTTGAGCATCCACTGTTGGTGATGGCTTTAGCGCTTGCATTAATGACCATCAAAGTTGGTGTCATTGCCTTAATTTTAAAAGTGCGCAAATTCAGTTTTCGCGAGGGGATTTTCCTGGGGATTATGCTTGCGCAGGGCGGTGAGTTCGCGTTCGTGTTAATGGCTTCTGCCGAAGAACTTAACTTCTTGCCCGCTGTTATCACCAGCTATGTCGTCTTGGTGGTGGGTATTTCCATGGCACTTACCGGGCCTTTGGTTATTGGTTATGAACGTTTGATACAGCGAACTACACTGCAGGAAAAAGCGCTGGCTGATATGGAGTTGCATAAAGAATCACTTTCAGCGCTTGAACAGCCACAAGAACATAAGCCCGAAGTTATCATCGCGGGCTTTGGCCGCTTTGGGCAGATTATTGGTCGTATCCTCACTGCTAACAACATTCCCTATAACGCTCTGGATCGTAATGCAGATCACATTGAGTTCCTCAAGCAATTTGGGGTGCAAAGCTATTACGGCGACCCCGCACGTCTGGATTTACTGGAGGCTGCAGGTGTTCGCGAAGCAAAAGTACTGGTAGTAGCGGTGGATGGGGTGGAGGAATCCCTGAAGGTTGTGCGCCTGGTGAAGGAAAAATATCCCCATGTGGCCCTTATAGTGCGCGCCCGCGACCGTGCCCATGTCTATCAATTGGTGGAGTTGGGGGTGGAGAATCCAATTCGCGAGATCTATGAATCCAGCTTGTCGGCTGCTATGCAAACCTTGCTGGAGCTGGGTTTCACCGAGGGTCAATCGCAAAATACCATTGATCTTTTCCGTGAGCACGATGAGCAAATGCTACAAAAATCATCGCTCGTCCATAACGATCTGGCCGCCATGATAAAAGTGGCAGAAGACGGCCGCCGCGAATTGAAAGAACTCTTCGCGAAGGATACGCAGATTCAGTAG
- the pth gene encoding aminoacyl-tRNA hydrolase — protein sequence MTNTPIQLIVGLGNPGSEYDRTRHNAGADFVAELARQAGANLVADGKYFGLTARINYQGADLRLLIPTTYMNRSGQSVGAMANFFKIEPAAILVAHDELDLAPGTARFKHGGGHGGHNGLRDIISALGNNQNFPRLRLGIGHPGAAPLVANFVLKRAPQAEQELIDEAIYRATKALPDAVKGDWNTAMKNLHTEPKK from the coding sequence ATGACCAATACACCAATCCAACTCATTGTGGGCTTGGGCAATCCAGGCAGCGAATATGATCGCACCCGCCACAATGCGGGCGCGGATTTTGTTGCGGAGCTTGCTCGTCAAGCTGGGGCGAATTTAGTCGCCGATGGTAAATATTTTGGCCTAACTGCCCGTATCAATTACCAAGGTGCAGATCTGCGCTTGTTGATTCCCACCACCTATATGAACCGCAGCGGTCAATCTGTCGGCGCCATGGCAAATTTTTTCAAAATTGAACCTGCCGCAATTTTAGTCGCGCACGACGAACTTGATTTAGCACCAGGTACAGCGCGCTTCAAACATGGCGGCGGTCACGGCGGCCACAATGGTCTACGCGATATTATCAGCGCACTGGGCAACAACCAGAACTTCCCTCGCCTGCGTCTCGGCATTGGCCACCCCGGAGCAGCACCGCTAGTCGCAAACTTTGTACTAAAACGCGCACCACAAGCAGAACAAGAATTAATTGATGAGGCTATTTACCGCGCAACCAAAGCACTGCCCGATGCAGTAAAAGGCGATTGGAATACGGCGATGAAAAATTTGCATACAGAGCCAAAAAAATAA
- a CDS encoding 50S ribosomal protein L25/general stress protein Ctc, whose product MSQEDFKLDATARNDLGKGASRRLRRLADQVPGVVYGGNVAPISISVSHNELLKHLEHEAFYSHIISLSVDGVAQDVILKDLQRHPAKPVVLHADFLRIDKATRLTTHVPLHFINEATSKGVKIQGGKVVHNLTSIDVSCLPHNLPEFIEVDLGNAEIGTIIHISDLKLPSGVTSVALAHGADHDLAVATIVKPKGAAEETAAE is encoded by the coding sequence ATGTCTCAAGAAGACTTTAAATTAGATGCAACAGCCCGTAACGATTTAGGGAAAGGTGCGAGCCGCCGCCTACGTCGTTTGGCTGACCAAGTGCCAGGTGTTGTATACGGTGGCAATGTTGCCCCAATCAGCATCAGCGTATCTCACAATGAATTGTTGAAGCACTTGGAACACGAAGCGTTTTACTCACACATCATCAGCCTGAGCGTTGATGGCGTTGCGCAAGACGTAATCCTGAAAGACTTGCAACGTCACCCAGCCAAACCAGTTGTATTGCACGCAGACTTTTTGCGCATCGATAAAGCAACTCGTTTGACTACTCACGTACCTCTGCACTTCATCAACGAAGCAACCAGCAAAGGCGTGAAAATCCAGGGCGGTAAAGTTGTTCACAACCTGACCTCTATCGACGTTTCTTGCTTGCCACACAACTTGCCAGAGTTCATCGAAGTTGATTTGGGCAATGCTGAAATCGGCACCATCATCCACATCTCTGATCTTAAATTGCCAAGCGGCGTGACTTCTGTTGCTCTTGCTCACGGCGCTGATCACGATTTGGCTGTTGCTACTATCGTCAAGCCGAAAGGCGCTGCTGAAGAAACTGCTGCTGAATAA
- a CDS encoding tetratricopeptide repeat protein yields the protein MKLRPFTLFTSLLGYAFAYSYSVATYAQNHSQTTAAPSASSKPVERKFSTDTLYALLTAEIAGSRQQYDLALANYTQQARVTRDPQVAARATMIARYLGATQTGLEMSLLWAERAPKDKEALANASLGLMQANRLQEAFEMSRRLYVAGGEPLFQNIAANAEGLTRPARERLLQSFKTLLPRYNRDEQLLVGIGLLLQQQHSFDEAMTYTEKALTLYPRSIPAAILEANLLHELKRDREAIAKMAELLTFYPDNISLRNQYAHILTHYDLALAQQQFAIIAKQQPKNADAVLSLGIIAMERKDYKAANRAFEKLLDEEQHSSTAHYYLGRLAEAQQNWQEAIFNYLQVERGNDFLSATISLLDIFIKQGDFISAQQHMNRVRIRFPDQAESLYLLHSQALIKHNYLVEGEKILNDALANLANNSKLLYARAMLYIQRNQRADAERDLRQILQFEPDNAVALNSLGYMLTDDSQRYREAEELLTKAHTLKPDDPVIIDSLGWLHYRQGNYVQAIRELRQAYASYQEPAVAAHLGEVLWITGAQEEARSIWQEGIKQAPEDTSIPATMKRLKAE from the coding sequence ATGAAATTGCGCCCATTTACATTGTTCACCTCACTGCTCGGCTATGCGTTTGCATATAGCTACAGTGTGGCAACCTACGCGCAAAATCATTCCCAAACCACAGCCGCTCCGAGTGCATCAAGCAAACCGGTTGAGCGCAAATTTTCTACAGATACGCTTTATGCGCTACTCACAGCAGAGATTGCCGGCAGCCGCCAACAATATGATTTAGCGCTTGCCAATTACACCCAGCAAGCGCGCGTTACCCGCGACCCGCAAGTTGCTGCACGCGCAACTATGATTGCCCGCTATTTAGGCGCAACCCAAACCGGTTTGGAGATGTCGCTGCTGTGGGCTGAACGCGCGCCTAAAGATAAAGAAGCGCTAGCCAATGCGTCACTCGGCTTAATGCAAGCAAATCGTTTGCAAGAAGCTTTTGAAATGTCGCGGCGTTTGTATGTTGCCGGTGGCGAACCCCTGTTTCAAAATATTGCCGCCAACGCAGAAGGCCTCACACGCCCTGCACGTGAACGTTTGCTGCAAAGCTTTAAAACTTTATTGCCGCGTTACAATCGCGATGAACAATTGTTAGTTGGAATTGGTTTGCTTTTACAACAGCAACACAGTTTCGACGAGGCCATGACCTACACAGAAAAAGCACTCACGCTCTATCCACGCAGTATTCCCGCTGCAATTTTAGAAGCAAATTTGCTGCACGAATTAAAACGCGACCGCGAAGCCATCGCCAAAATGGCCGAGCTGCTGACCTTTTATCCCGATAACATTAGCCTGCGCAATCAATATGCCCACATTCTTACGCACTATGATTTAGCGCTGGCGCAGCAACAATTTGCCATTATCGCCAAGCAGCAACCTAAAAATGCTGATGCAGTTTTATCGCTTGGCATTATCGCCATGGAGCGCAAAGATTACAAAGCCGCGAATCGCGCGTTTGAAAAATTACTGGACGAAGAACAACATTCATCCACCGCACATTATTATTTAGGACGCCTGGCAGAAGCACAACAAAACTGGCAGGAAGCGATTTTTAATTATTTGCAGGTTGAACGCGGTAACGATTTTTTATCTGCAACAATTAGCTTGCTGGATATTTTTATCAAGCAAGGCGATTTTATTAGCGCACAGCAACATATGAATCGTGTGCGCATCCGTTTTCCCGATCAAGCAGAGAGTTTGTATTTATTGCATTCGCAAGCGCTAATCAAACACAACTATTTGGTTGAGGGCGAAAAAATCCTCAACGATGCTTTGGCAAACCTCGCCAACAACAGCAAATTACTTTATGCGCGCGCCATGCTCTATATCCAACGCAACCAGCGCGCTGATGCCGAGCGTGATTTGCGCCAGATTTTACAGTTTGAACCTGACAATGCCGTCGCCCTCAACTCGCTGGGCTACATGCTAACGGATGACAGCCAGCGTTATCGTGAAGCGGAAGAGCTGCTGACCAAAGCCCATACCTTAAAGCCGGATGATCCGGTCATTATCGATAGCCTCGGTTGGCTGCACTATCGCCAGGGCAATTACGTCCAAGCCATACGCGAATTGCGCCAGGCTTATGCGAGCTATCAAGAACCCGCCGTTGCCGCTCATTTGGGCGAAGTACTATGGATAACGGGCGCACAGGAAGAGGCGCGCTCCATTTGGCAGGAAGGTATTAAACAAGCACCGGAAGACACGAGCATTCCGGCCACCATGAAACGGCTTAAAGCTGAATAG
- the lolB gene encoding lipoprotein insertase outer membrane protein LolB — translation MKVFPALLLLRLLFISLLLSGCAHKLPKAPLISEDWPKHQAQVEALGKWQATGKLGVKVPNDGGSMTLRWQQQPNDFAIDFTGPFGQNILGIAGKAGEVTLSEPGKAPITAKTAEELIRRNTGWTIPVAQLTFWVRGLPAPTAKITHFAPNAQGLIGELEQLGWKVTYGEYLSVNAGTETLAMPGRITAEFKDMRLTLVIREWQMEPAL, via the coding sequence ATGAAGGTTTTTCCCGCCCTACTTTTGTTGCGTCTTTTATTCATCAGCCTGTTATTGAGCGGTTGCGCCCATAAATTACCCAAAGCTCCGTTAATTAGCGAAGACTGGCCAAAGCATCAGGCGCAAGTAGAAGCCTTGGGCAAGTGGCAGGCGACCGGCAAACTCGGCGTAAAAGTGCCAAACGACGGCGGCAGCATGACCCTCCGCTGGCAACAACAACCCAATGATTTCGCCATAGACTTTACCGGCCCCTTCGGCCAAAACATTTTGGGCATTGCTGGCAAAGCCGGCGAAGTTACGCTCAGCGAACCAGGTAAAGCCCCCATCACCGCAAAGACAGCAGAAGAACTCATTCGCCGGAACACCGGTTGGACAATTCCCGTAGCCCAACTCACTTTCTGGGTGCGCGGGCTTCCTGCACCCACGGCAAAAATTACGCACTTCGCACCTAATGCTCAGGGTTTAATTGGCGAACTGGAACAACTGGGCTGGAAAGTCACCTATGGGGAGTACCTGAGCGTAAACGCTGGAACAGAAACCCTCGCCATGCCGGGACGGATTACTGCCGAATTTAAAGATATGCGTTTGACTCTGGTGATCCGCGAATGGCAAATGGAACCGGCGCTATGA
- a CDS encoding acyltransferase family protein — MSLFSLTGLLPAALVTLIALISAFLFVRDTSANDNHEFASIDGLRGFLALFVFLHHSAYWFNYSHVNSWVGTSSTLYHNFGQTSISLFFMLSGFLFTHKLLESRTKEIDWLKLFCSRFLRLTPLYVAVVAIMLSIIAVRSGFVQFDTTVDLRNDIFSWLFFTIPGHPDINQFSNTHLLVSGVIWTLPYEWYFYLCLPALGLLLGVKSKTNPTIWLIISIACIISFSRWRLDSTLLWGFVGGGFAAFVARTPWLRELHQGRGINWILLAGLIVSYTVFDNGTFYTRLIILSVCMCFIACGANLFGLLDNRAARALSTVSYGVYLTHGLVLYVLFTFVLDTQIGESLSVLQHWLLMFLCTPVIIGLASLSWYWIEWPAIKSTSKLTHFLRSLHSSTATHNANLVASPQEKSHD; from the coding sequence ATGTCGCTATTCTCTCTTACAGGTCTGTTACCCGCCGCGCTGGTGACACTTATCGCCTTAATCTCTGCATTTCTTTTTGTCAGGGACACTTCCGCCAACGATAACCATGAGTTTGCCAGTATTGACGGCTTGCGCGGTTTTTTAGCGCTCTTTGTATTTTTACATCACTCCGCTTATTGGTTTAACTACTCGCATGTGAATTCGTGGGTTGGCACCAGTTCTACGCTTTATCACAATTTTGGGCAAACCAGTATCAGCTTGTTTTTTATGTTGAGCGGCTTTTTATTTACTCATAAGTTGCTTGAAAGCAGAACAAAAGAAATTGATTGGCTGAAATTATTTTGCTCGCGCTTTTTACGGCTTACGCCACTTTATGTTGCAGTGGTGGCAATTATGCTAAGCATTATCGCTGTGCGATCCGGTTTTGTTCAGTTTGACACTACAGTTGATCTGCGTAACGATATTTTTAGCTGGCTATTTTTCACTATTCCGGGTCATCCCGACATCAATCAATTTTCCAACACACATTTATTAGTTTCTGGTGTGATTTGGACTTTACCTTACGAATGGTATTTTTATTTGTGTTTGCCCGCGCTGGGTTTATTACTGGGTGTAAAAAGCAAAACCAACCCAACAATTTGGCTCATTATAAGCATTGCGTGCATTATCAGTTTCAGCAGATGGCGGTTGGACTCCACCCTGTTATGGGGATTTGTTGGTGGTGGCTTTGCCGCCTTTGTTGCACGAACTCCCTGGTTGCGCGAGCTGCACCAAGGCCGAGGAATAAACTGGATTTTGCTCGCCGGTTTAATTGTTTCTTACACCGTATTTGACAACGGCACTTTTTATACTCGTTTAATAATCCTGAGTGTATGCATGTGTTTTATTGCCTGCGGCGCAAATCTTTTTGGCTTACTCGATAATCGTGCAGCTCGCGCATTGAGCACCGTGAGTTATGGCGTTTATCTTACGCATGGTTTAGTGCTCTACGTTTTGTTTACTTTCGTGCTCGATACGCAAATAGGTGAAAGCCTCAGCGTTTTACAGCATTGGTTACTGATGTTTTTGTGCACGCCCGTCATTATAGGTTTAGCAAGCCTTTCATGGTATTGGATTGAATGGCCTGCCATAAAATCAACATCAAAACTTACACATTTCTTACGCAGCCTGCACTCTTCAACGGCAACTCATAACGCAAATCTTGTGGCTTCGCCGCAGGAGAAAAGCCATGATTAA
- a CDS encoding NPCBM/NEW2 domain-containing protein: MINFSKYISLPIVLFALAALIRVLWLGDIPGGLNQDEASTGYDAWALLQDGIDRHGISWPVNFIAWGSGQNALYAYLSMPFIALFGLTTTSVRLAAAILGVASVWIFWRLGKRSGSHMGLWALLIIATSPWQIMASRWALESNAAPAVVLFATYCFARARENNKWLYFGSALLAISVYAYGTAYVFAPAFMLCAWIFVGYDRKFQWKPYALSALIAFIIALPMMVFIFNNSFGNSTLHWGPISIPKYPGEARYDGIFLPLMSNGWEQIPNNAVAVIQLLLGAQDDGLPWNAIPTWGAQYWILTPFLMLGIAFALREKSLTDRLMLAWLICALLTAFCTSANINRINLIWLPALWLAARGLWLFSPKATLNRIAQISVFALGVLFSVHYFTSWQARIADNFFVGLGESIQAVLKAAPKDAPIVITNNSVYTSTLFFAQPDPKEYVRSVQIPNRNSPFQTVEKFGRFSFGIQPENIGTQHYWVAHISELNQFNLFAYNLHTFGNYAAVTRKTPEQMMCLKALDVQPLTGQQDYQTFALNKEVDATDLGLPIAGGIFNEGFGVHGNSQWSMELPASAERLELGMGLSSSSGCSDGQRFKILVDNKLAFDSSIMRPGQLKFASIPLNRAKRISFVTEAGASNRCDHGLWVTPVIKHCL, translated from the coding sequence ATGATTAATTTTTCAAAATATATAAGCCTGCCCATTGTACTTTTTGCATTAGCAGCATTAATCAGAGTTCTGTGGTTAGGCGATATTCCCGGCGGATTGAATCAAGATGAAGCTTCAACAGGTTACGATGCCTGGGCATTATTGCAGGATGGAATTGATCGCCACGGCATAAGCTGGCCCGTCAATTTTATTGCCTGGGGCAGCGGCCAAAATGCACTTTACGCTTATCTCTCTATGCCGTTTATTGCACTCTTTGGCTTAACCACTACGAGTGTTCGTCTTGCCGCTGCTATTCTCGGTGTTGCATCTGTATGGATTTTTTGGCGATTGGGCAAACGCTCCGGTTCGCATATGGGACTATGGGCATTGTTAATTATCGCAACCAGCCCTTGGCAAATTATGGCTTCGCGTTGGGCACTTGAATCCAATGCAGCGCCGGCAGTAGTTTTATTCGCAACCTATTGTTTTGCGCGCGCGCGTGAAAATAATAAATGGTTGTATTTCGGTTCCGCTTTATTAGCAATTTCGGTTTACGCTTACGGTACTGCTTATGTTTTTGCACCCGCGTTTATGTTGTGTGCATGGATTTTTGTTGGCTATGATCGCAAATTCCAATGGAAGCCCTACGCACTTAGCGCGCTAATCGCATTTATTATTGCACTGCCCATGATGGTGTTTATTTTCAATAATAGTTTCGGCAATAGCACGCTTCATTGGGGACCTATCAGTATTCCCAAATATCCCGGTGAGGCTCGTTACGACGGAATTTTTTTACCGCTCATGTCTAATGGTTGGGAACAAATCCCTAATAATGCCGTTGCAGTTATCCAATTATTATTAGGCGCGCAAGACGATGGTTTACCCTGGAATGCTATTCCAACCTGGGGGGCGCAATATTGGATTCTTACGCCTTTTTTAATGCTCGGAATCGCATTTGCTTTGCGTGAAAAATCTCTCACTGACAGGCTGATGCTGGCCTGGTTGATATGTGCGCTTCTCACTGCATTTTGTACGTCTGCCAACATCAACCGAATCAATTTGATTTGGCTTCCCGCACTTTGGTTAGCAGCGCGTGGGCTTTGGTTATTTTCACCCAAGGCAACACTCAATCGCATTGCACAAATATCCGTGTTCGCGTTAGGAGTTCTTTTCTCGGTTCATTACTTCACGTCCTGGCAAGCACGAATAGCTGATAACTTTTTTGTGGGCTTGGGTGAATCAATCCAAGCGGTTTTAAAAGCCGCACCTAAAGATGCCCCAATCGTTATCACCAATAATAGTGTCTACACTTCAACTTTATTTTTTGCACAGCCTGATCCCAAAGAATATGTGCGCAGTGTTCAAATCCCAAACCGGAATTCACCTTTCCAAACAGTAGAAAAATTTGGGCGCTTCAGTTTTGGCATTCAACCTGAAAATATCGGCACGCAACATTATTGGGTTGCACATATTTCTGAGCTAAACCAATTCAACCTCTTTGCTTACAACCTTCACACGTTTGGCAACTACGCTGCCGTGACTCGAAAAACACCTGAGCAAATGATGTGTTTGAAGGCATTGGATGTTCAGCCACTAACAGGCCAGCAGGATTACCAAACTTTTGCGCTCAATAAAGAAGTGGATGCCACCGACTTGGGCTTGCCAATCGCTGGTGGAATTTTCAATGAGGGGTTCGGCGTGCATGGCAACAGCCAATGGAGCATGGAACTTCCAGCCTCTGCCGAGCGATTGGAACTGGGCATGGGCTTGTCCTCCAGCTCCGGTTGTTCCGATGGCCAGCGATTTAAAATCCTGGTGGATAACAAGCTCGCCTTTGACAGCAGTATCATGCGGCCCGGGCAACTCAAGTTTGCCTCCATCCCCCTCAACAGAGCCAAACGAATCAGCTTTGTTACCGAGGCGGGGGCATCCAACCGCTGCGACCACGGCTTATGGGTCACGCCAGTGATTAAACATTGCCTTTAA